In Halovulum dunhuangense, one genomic interval encodes:
- a CDS encoding acyl-CoA synthetase yields MPRAHDALPRRAANHVALSPLSFLRRSAQVFPDRTAIVYGDLRRSWAETYQRCRRLASALRREGLQKGDVVAVMAVNTPELYECHFGVPMAGCVLNAVNTRLDAGTVAYILDHAEAKLLITDRAFSAVIREALSLCKAAPMVIDIDDPAAGGGELLGAQDYESFLAGGDPDFAWEGPADEWDAISINYTSGTTGRPKGVVYHHRGAYLNAVNNALEWSMPMHPTYLWTLPMFHCNGWCFPWTIAARAGTNVCVRQVSAASIYEGIAVHGADHLCGAPIVLSFMINATDEERREFSHRCKVMTAAAPPPAAVLQSMAEQGFEVTHVYGLTEVYGPAVACAWHEEWDRLPIAEQARLKARQGVAYLMEEAVIVADPDTLEEVPHDGETMGEILFRGNIVMKGYLADPDATDAALNGGWFHSGDLAVVQPDGYIQIRDRAKDIIISGGENISSIEVEDALFAHPAVQTAAVVAMPDPKWGETPCAFVELKPGREATAETLIAFVRDRLAHYKCPRHVVFGDVPRTSTGKIQKGPLRDRARAMAAGESQG; encoded by the coding sequence ATGCCCCGTGCCCACGATGCCCTGCCGCGCCGCGCGGCGAACCATGTCGCGCTTTCGCCGCTTTCCTTCCTGCGGCGCAGCGCGCAGGTGTTTCCGGACCGCACCGCCATCGTCTATGGCGATCTGCGCCGCAGCTGGGCCGAAACCTATCAGCGCTGCCGGCGGCTTGCCTCGGCACTTCGCCGCGAGGGGCTCCAGAAGGGCGACGTCGTGGCGGTCATGGCGGTGAACACGCCCGAGTTGTACGAGTGCCATTTCGGCGTGCCGATGGCCGGCTGCGTGCTGAACGCCGTCAACACGCGGCTCGATGCCGGAACGGTGGCCTATATCCTCGACCATGCCGAGGCGAAGCTGCTGATCACCGATCGCGCCTTCTCTGCGGTGATCCGCGAGGCGCTGTCGCTGTGCAAGGCGGCGCCCATGGTGATCGATATCGATGATCCCGCCGCCGGAGGGGGCGAGTTGCTGGGCGCGCAGGACTACGAGTCCTTCCTTGCCGGCGGTGATCCCGATTTCGCCTGGGAGGGGCCGGCGGATGAATGGGACGCCATTTCCATCAACTACACATCAGGCACGACCGGGCGACCCAAGGGCGTCGTCTATCACCACCGCGGCGCCTATCTGAACGCGGTGAACAACGCGCTCGAATGGTCGATGCCGATGCACCCGACCTATCTGTGGACATTGCCGATGTTCCACTGCAACGGCTGGTGCTTTCCCTGGACCATCGCGGCGCGCGCGGGCACCAATGTCTGCGTAAGGCAGGTGAGCGCCGCCAGCATCTACGAGGGGATCGCCGTGCATGGTGCGGACCATCTTTGCGGCGCGCCGATCGTCCTGTCCTTCATGATCAACGCAACCGACGAGGAACGGCGCGAGTTCTCGCATCGCTGCAAGGTGATGACCGCGGCCGCCCCGCCACCCGCCGCGGTGCTGCAATCCATGGCCGAGCAGGGCTTCGAGGTGACCCATGTCTACGGCCTGACCGAAGTCTACGGCCCCGCCGTGGCCTGCGCCTGGCACGAGGAATGGGACCGCCTGCCCATCGCCGAACAGGCGCGGCTGAAGGCGCGGCAGGGTGTCGCCTACCTGATGGAGGAAGCGGTGATCGTGGCCGACCCCGACACGCTGGAGGAAGTCCCCCATGACGGCGAGACGATGGGCGAGATCCTGTTTCGCGGCAACATCGTGATGAAGGGCTACCTTGCGGATCCGGACGCGACCGATGCCGCCCTCAACGGCGGCTGGTTCCATTCCGGCGATCTGGCGGTGGTGCAGCCCGACGGCTACATCCAGATCCGTGACCGCGCGAAGGACATCATCATCTCGGGCGGCGAGAATATCTCCTCGATCGAGGTGGAGGACGCCCTCTTCGCCCATCCGGCGGTGCAGACCGCCGCCGTGGTCGCGATGCCCGATCCGAAATGGGGTGAGACGCCCTGCGCCTTCGTCGAGTTGAAGCCGGGGCGCGAGGCGACGGCCGAGACGCTGATCGCCTTCGTCCGCGACCGGCTGGCACATTACAAGTGCCCACGCCACGTCGTTTTCGGCGATGTGCCCCGGACCTCTACCGGAAAGATCCAGAAAGGCCCGCTTCGCGACCGCGCCAGGGCGATGGCGGCAGGCGAGTCGCAGGGCTGA
- a CDS encoding DUF3047 domain-containing protein, with translation MKRRAFLTIGLVTAATQATALPFDRQWFTQGFPFRRQTRFGLQGERLTVESDAGVALVLRKLDPSLWGARSASWRWDVARSVPPTDLARKGGDDRNLALYFAFLPRARAEALIDAPPRRVLTDEAATTLVYVWGGMRDRGTFIQSPYLGARGMTVVLRPAAPGSHSEEVDLAADHQRAFGTAPEALFGIAVSADADDTGSAIAGNVSDLRLG, from the coding sequence ATGAAGCGACGTGCCTTTCTCACCATCGGTCTTGTCACCGCGGCCACACAGGCGACGGCGCTTCCCTTCGACCGGCAATGGTTCACCCAGGGCTTTCCATTCCGTCGGCAGACCCGCTTCGGATTGCAGGGAGAGCGGCTGACCGTCGAAAGCGATGCGGGCGTCGCGCTGGTGCTTCGCAAGCTGGATCCGTCGCTCTGGGGCGCGCGCAGTGCTTCGTGGCGCTGGGACGTTGCGCGCAGCGTTCCACCCACGGACCTTGCCCGGAAGGGTGGGGATGACCGAAACCTGGCGCTCTATTTCGCCTTCCTGCCCCGCGCCCGGGCAGAGGCGCTGATCGACGCGCCGCCGCGCCGGGTATTGACCGACGAGGCGGCGACGACGCTGGTCTATGTCTGGGGCGGGATGCGGGACCGTGGCACCTTCATCCAGAGCCCCTACCTGGGTGCGCGCGGCATGACGGTCGTGCTGCGCCCGGCGGCACCCGGCAGCCATTCGGAGGAGGTGGATCTGGCCGCGGATCACCAGCGCGCCTTTGGCACGGCGCCAGAGGCGTTGTTCGGCATCGCCGTCTCGGCAGATGCGGACGACACCGGCAGCGCCATCGCCGGCAACGTGTCCGACCTGCGACTGGGTTGA
- a CDS encoding transporter substrate-binding domain-containing protein, producing MKAFAILAAGLAALASVAPAQDLPDLQGREVVIATEDAYPPLQFVDPATGAAIGWEYDAIAALAERLNFVPVYEKVSWDAMIAAVSQEQFDMGMTGITIREDRAEQVDFSDPYMRSEMFMLVRADEDRFADAASFAADADLLIGAQAGTTPFYVAVYEVLDGNESNPRIRLFETFGASVQALRAGDVDLVLTDGTAGQGYVRANPDSFKLVGDPLGSEDFGFIYPKGSDLVPVFNAGIAALEADGTLDALNTKWFLDYSFGQ from the coding sequence ATGAAAGCCTTTGCCATTCTTGCCGCGGGCCTTGCCGCGCTCGCCAGTGTCGCGCCTGCGCAGGACCTGCCCGATCTTCAGGGACGCGAGGTCGTGATCGCGACCGAGGACGCCTATCCGCCGCTGCAATTCGTGGACCCCGCGACCGGGGCTGCGATCGGCTGGGAATACGATGCCATCGCCGCCCTGGCCGAGCGGCTCAACTTCGTGCCGGTCTATGAAAAGGTGTCCTGGGACGCGATGATCGCCGCCGTCTCGCAGGAACAGTTCGACATGGGCATGACGGGCATCACGATCCGCGAGGATCGGGCCGAGCAGGTGGATTTCTCGGATCCCTACATGCGGTCCGAGATGTTCATGCTGGTGCGCGCCGACGAGGACCGTTTCGCGGATGCCGCTTCCTTCGCCGCGGACGCGGATCTGCTGATCGGGGCGCAGGCCGGCACGACGCCCTTCTATGTCGCGGTCTACGAGGTGCTGGACGGCAACGAGTCGAACCCGCGCATCCGCCTGTTCGAGACGTTCGGCGCCAGCGTGCAGGCGCTGAGGGCCGGGGACGTGGACCTGGTGCTGACCGATGGCACCGCCGGGCAGGGCTATGTCCGGGCCAATCCGGACAGCTTCAAGCTGGTGGGTGATCCGCTGGGGTCCGAGGATTTCGGCTTCATCTATCCCAAGGGCTCGGACCTGGTGCCGGTCTTCAACGCCGGGATCGCCGCGCTTGAGGCCGACGGGACGCTGGATGCGCTGAACACCAAGTGGTTCCTCGACTACAGCTTCGGCCAGTGA
- a CDS encoding ABC transporter permease subunit, which produces MSAPSRQDRPDFPWWLVILGAAGLWLGWRVHADDLHAQIFATLWRGVGVTLFVTAVAFSAACAMGLVLAVASLSRLALLRQGARLYIEVVRGIPILVLLLYVAFVFAPALVAAANAVLEPLGFEPLRTRDLSFLWRAIIALAIGYSAFIAEVFRAGIQSVDRGQIEAAEALGLNRWQRFRLVVLPQALRTILPPLGNDFIAMVKDSSLVSVLGVADVTQLGKVYAAGSFRYFETYNIVAYIYLLMTIGLSLALRRIERRLRARHS; this is translated from the coding sequence GTGAGCGCGCCTTCGCGACAGGACCGGCCCGACTTCCCATGGTGGCTTGTCATCCTGGGGGCGGCCGGGCTGTGGCTGGGCTGGCGCGTTCATGCCGACGACCTGCATGCACAGATCTTCGCGACGCTCTGGCGCGGGGTGGGGGTCACGCTGTTCGTGACGGCCGTGGCCTTTTCCGCGGCCTGCGCGATGGGGCTGGTGCTGGCCGTGGCCAGCCTGTCGCGGCTGGCCCTGCTGCGGCAGGGGGCGCGGCTTTACATCGAGGTGGTGCGCGGCATCCCGATCCTGGTGCTGTTGCTCTATGTCGCCTTCGTCTTTGCCCCGGCGCTGGTTGCGGCGGCCAATGCGGTGCTGGAGCCGCTGGGCTTCGAGCCGCTGAGAACGCGCGACCTGAGTTTCCTGTGGCGGGCGATCATCGCGCTGGCGATCGGGTATTCGGCCTTCATCGCCGAGGTGTTCCGCGCCGGCATCCAGTCGGTGGACCGCGGCCAGATCGAGGCGGCCGAGGCGCTGGGCCTGAACCGCTGGCAGCGGTTCCGGCTGGTCGTTCTGCCGCAGGCGCTGCGCACCATCCTGCCCCCCTTGGGCAACGACTTCATCGCCATGGTCAAGGACAGCTCGCTCGTTTCCGTGCTGGGGGTGGCGGACGTGACCCAGCTGGGCAAGGTCTATGCCGCGGGTTCCTTCCGGTATTTCGAGACCTACAACATCGTCGCCTATATCTACCTGCTGATGACCATCGGGCTCAGCCTGGCGTTGCGGCGGATCGAGCGTCGGCTGCGGGCGCGTCACTCCTGA
- the sseA gene encoding 3-mercaptopyruvate sulfurtransferase: MAQDDPQLLVSTEWLDRHLGAPDLKVLDASWYLPAEGRDPKAEYDAGHIPSARFFDIDEISDAKSDLPHMAPPVEKFVSRMRAMGIGDGHRVVVYDGAGLFSAARVWWLFRLFGKRDCAVLDGGLPKWKAEGRVLETEPPQLRDRHFTARRDASLVKDVTQVAAASKLGDWQIVDARSPGRFRGAEAEVRPGLRSGHIPGAKNVHYRQLLNDDGTMKSEEGLRLAFLAAGVDLARPVITSCGSGVTAAILSLALERLGHPQHALYDGSWSEWGMYGDLKVETG; the protein is encoded by the coding sequence TTGGCCCAGGACGATCCGCAGCTTCTTGTATCGACCGAATGGCTGGACCGCCATCTGGGCGCGCCGGACCTGAAGGTTCTGGATGCCAGCTGGTATCTGCCGGCCGAGGGGCGCGACCCGAAGGCGGAATATGACGCGGGCCATATCCCGAGTGCACGCTTCTTCGACATCGACGAGATCTCGGATGCGAAATCGGACCTGCCGCACATGGCGCCGCCGGTGGAGAAATTCGTCAGCCGCATGCGGGCCATGGGCATCGGCGACGGGCATCGCGTCGTCGTCTATGACGGTGCGGGGCTGTTCTCGGCCGCGCGGGTGTGGTGGCTGTTCCGCCTGTTCGGCAAGCGCGACTGCGCCGTGCTGGACGGTGGCCTGCCGAAATGGAAGGCCGAAGGCCGGGTGCTGGAGACCGAGCCTCCGCAGCTGCGCGATCGTCATTTCACCGCGCGGCGCGACGCGAGCCTGGTCAAGGACGTGACCCAGGTCGCCGCCGCCTCGAAGCTGGGGGACTGGCAGATCGTCGACGCCCGCTCGCCTGGGCGGTTCCGCGGAGCGGAGGCGGAGGTGCGCCCCGGCCTGCGCTCGGGCCATATCCCGGGGGCGAAGAACGTGCATTATCGCCAGTTGCTGAACGACGACGGCACCATGAAGTCCGAGGAAGGCCTGCGGCTGGCTTTCCTCGCGGCGGGCGTCGATCTGGCGCGGCCCGTGATCACCAGCTGCGGGTCGGGTGTCACGGCGGCGATCCTGAGCCTGGCGCTCGAACGGCTGGGCCATCCGCAGCACGCGCTTTACGACGGTTCCTGGAGCGAGTGGGGCATGTATGGCGACCTGAAGGTCGAGACGGGATGA
- a CDS encoding GNAT family N-acetyltransferase, giving the protein MTELPAGSEVEVIITCLEMTTRPEGPRPDMPMGPPMALLSAEAPPAWYFLDLYRAVGQDYEWTDRFEDDPEDLRRWLADPQVTLWTLMRSGWPAGFFVLDGRAEGEVELSYFGLVPEAVGMGLGLWLLRTAVHLGWDRPGIRRLMVETCTLDHPRALGLYQRAGFEPVSQARKTRILSRPRQMTPPGRSTEDHA; this is encoded by the coding sequence ATGACGGAGCTGCCGGCCGGGTCGGAGGTGGAGGTCATCATCACCTGTCTGGAGATGACCACGCGCCCTGAGGGGCCGCGGCCCGACATGCCGATGGGCCCGCCCATGGCGCTGCTTTCGGCCGAGGCGCCGCCGGCATGGTACTTCCTGGATCTCTATCGCGCGGTGGGACAGGACTACGAGTGGACCGACCGCTTCGAGGACGATCCCGAGGATCTGCGCCGTTGGCTGGCCGACCCGCAGGTCACGCTCTGGACACTGATGCGGTCCGGCTGGCCGGCCGGCTTCTTCGTGCTCGACGGTCGGGCCGAGGGCGAAGTGGAACTGAGCTATTTCGGGCTGGTGCCCGAGGCCGTGGGGATGGGCCTGGGCCTGTGGCTGCTGCGGACGGCGGTGCATCTGGGCTGGGACCGGCCCGGCATCCGCCGGCTGATGGTGGAAACCTGCACGCTGGACCATCCGCGGGCGCTTGGCCTATATCAACGCGCCGGATTCGAACCCGTATCACAGGCGCGCAAGACCCGGATCCTGTCGCGACCGCGCCAAATGACGCCCCCAGGGAGGAGCACCGAGGACCATGCTTGA
- a CDS encoding aromatic amino acid transaminase, with product MLEKLTPQPPDKIIELIGMYRADPRTEKVDLGVGVYKDEKGATPVMRAVKAAEKRLLESQTSKSYVGLLGDLDFNAAMRGLVLGDAVPAGRVAAAQAPGGTGAIRQLLELVKLANPGAKVWYSDPTWPNHPAMVRHVGLASATYRYFDSATCTVDFAAMMADLDGLSAGDVVILHGCCHNPTGANLDAAQWDQVTDLLNAKGAIPFIDFAYQGFGDGLDADAAAVRRMVTRVPQMLIAASCSKNFGLYRDRVGIAMAVAQDAATADLAKGALSSLNRLNFSFPPDHGAKVVEIILNDPELRADWQAELEEMRTRMLELRAGLAEALRRETNSDSFDFVAHHRGMFSRLGLSQEQVMKLREESGIYMVGDSRVNIAGLPADKLDALAKAIVRVAG from the coding sequence ATGCTTGAAAAGCTGACCCCGCAGCCGCCGGACAAGATCATCGAACTGATCGGCATGTACCGCGCCGATCCGCGCACCGAGAAGGTCGATCTTGGCGTCGGCGTCTACAAGGACGAGAAGGGCGCAACCCCGGTCATGCGGGCGGTCAAGGCGGCCGAGAAGCGGCTGCTGGAGAGCCAGACCTCGAAGTCCTATGTGGGCCTTCTGGGCGACCTCGATTTCAACGCCGCGATGCGCGGGCTGGTCCTGGGCGATGCGGTGCCGGCCGGGCGCGTGGCCGCCGCGCAGGCGCCAGGCGGCACCGGGGCGATCCGTCAGCTGCTGGAACTGGTGAAGCTGGCGAACCCGGGCGCCAAGGTGTGGTATTCCGATCCGACCTGGCCGAACCACCCCGCCATGGTGCGTCATGTCGGGCTTGCGTCCGCGACCTACCGCTATTTCGACAGCGCGACCTGCACCGTCGATTTCGCGGCGATGATGGCGGACCTGGACGGGCTTTCGGCCGGCGACGTGGTGATCCTGCATGGCTGCTGCCACAACCCGACGGGTGCGAACCTGGATGCGGCGCAGTGGGATCAGGTCACCGACCTGCTAAACGCGAAAGGCGCGATCCCGTTCATCGATTTCGCCTACCAGGGTTTTGGTGACGGGCTGGATGCGGATGCGGCGGCGGTGCGCCGGATGGTGACGCGGGTGCCGCAGATGCTGATCGCGGCCAGCTGCTCGAAGAATTTCGGGCTTTACCGTGACCGGGTCGGCATCGCCATGGCGGTGGCGCAGGACGCGGCGACGGCCGACCTGGCCAAGGGCGCGCTGTCCTCGCTCAATCGTCTGAACTTCTCTTTCCCGCCGGACCATGGCGCGAAGGTGGTCGAGATCATCCTGAACGATCCCGAGCTGCGCGCCGACTGGCAGGCGGAGCTTGAGGAGATGCGGACGCGGATGCTGGAACTGCGCGCAGGGCTGGCCGAGGCGCTGCGGCGCGAGACCAATTCCGACTCCTTCGATTTCGTGGCGCATCACCGCGGCATGTTCTCGCGCCTGGGCCTGAGCCAGGAGCAGGTGATGAAGCTGCGCGAGGAAAGCGGCATCTACATGGTCGGTGACAGCCGCGTGAACATCGCGGGCCTGCCCGCCGACAAGCTGGATGCGCTGGCCAAGGCGATCGTGCGGGTCGCCGGGTGA
- a CDS encoding ATP-binding protein, protein MLTLDILVTVCLLYSLALFLIAFWAERRAARGRHFWLRSPIVYTLSLSVYCTGWTFYGAVGSAARNGLEYVTIYVGPSLVMFCWWFLLRKLVRIGKAQRITSIADLISSRYGKSASLGVIVTLLAVIATTPYIALQLQSLTLSIAAIGGETAAGPAVTGFWFATGLALFAILFGTRTIDANEKHFGVVSAIAVEAVVKLVALVTVGVFVVWGLNAGPGPTFAVLPESGPHEGVFGPRWVTLIFLSATAVICLPRMFQVMVVENADERHLATAAWAFPAYLLMISLFVLPIAVTGRALMPEGANPDLYVLTLPLSQGSEGIALLSFLGGFSAATSMVIVSAIALSTMISNHVVVPVWLAMDKSRTQTSGDVRSVVLMARRVSIGAILALGYLYFLITGGSAALASIGLISFAGVAQILPSLIGGIYWRGANRAGAMTGIGLGFALWAYTLLLPSFEGGFLLSSSAIASGPFGIASLRPQALFGEDFGDPLVHATFWSLSLNVIGFVTVSLLTRPRLLERVQGAQFVDAHRQGGTGAMVLPRSATSEDLFTLAQRILGTETAHRLFAEAARAQSKPAGLPEADDALIARIERELAGSVGAASAHAMVSQITRGGQISVDELIRMADETAQIVEYSQQLERQSKELAKTAGELRRANARLTEVGAQKDAFLSQVSHELRTPMTSIRSFAEILRERPDLDSGDVQRFVGIIHEESQRLTRLLDEILDLSFLESGKARLKVTDVALGAAVESAAISTEGLRAASGARLVVEPDGMETPVRADFDRLAQVIINLVTNAVKYGAREGGEIRIRAIVAPDQVALDIEDDGPGIAPGDWERVFEKFTRLGEVTLAGSAGLGLPISREIMRNLGGDLRIMPSTRGARFRILLRPAARSAA, encoded by the coding sequence ATGCTGACGCTCGACATCCTCGTCACGGTCTGCCTGCTCTACAGCCTCGCGCTGTTCCTAATCGCCTTCTGGGCCGAACGCCGCGCCGCGCGGGGCCGCCATTTCTGGCTGCGCTCTCCCATCGTCTACACGCTGTCCCTGTCGGTCTATTGCACGGGCTGGACATTCTATGGCGCGGTCGGATCGGCGGCACGCAACGGGCTCGAATACGTCACCATCTATGTCGGCCCGTCGCTCGTGATGTTCTGCTGGTGGTTCCTTCTGCGCAAGCTGGTGCGGATCGGCAAGGCGCAGCGGATCACGTCGATCGCCGACCTGATCTCGTCGCGCTACGGCAAGAGCGCGTCGCTGGGCGTCATCGTGACGCTGCTCGCCGTGATCGCCACGACGCCCTACATCGCGCTCCAGCTTCAGTCCCTCACCCTGAGCATCGCGGCGATCGGCGGCGAGACGGCGGCGGGCCCCGCCGTGACCGGCTTCTGGTTCGCCACCGGACTGGCCCTGTTCGCGATCCTGTTCGGAACCCGGACCATCGATGCCAACGAAAAGCATTTCGGCGTCGTCTCGGCCATCGCGGTCGAGGCGGTGGTCAAGCTGGTCGCCCTCGTGACGGTCGGCGTGTTCGTGGTCTGGGGACTGAACGCGGGGCCGGGCCCCACCTTTGCCGTGCTGCCCGAAAGCGGCCCGCACGAGGGCGTATTCGGCCCGCGCTGGGTCACGCTGATCTTTCTTTCGGCCACCGCCGTGATCTGCCTGCCACGCATGTTCCAGGTCATGGTGGTCGAGAACGCCGACGAGCGCCACCTTGCCACGGCGGCATGGGCCTTTCCCGCCTATCTGCTGATGATCTCGCTCTTCGTGCTGCCCATCGCGGTGACCGGGCGCGCGCTGATGCCGGAAGGGGCGAACCCCGACCTGTATGTGCTGACGCTGCCCCTGTCGCAGGGTTCCGAGGGGATCGCACTTCTGTCCTTCCTTGGCGGTTTCTCGGCCGCGACCTCGATGGTCATCGTCTCGGCCATCGCGCTATCCACCATGATCTCGAACCATGTCGTGGTGCCCGTCTGGCTGGCAATGGACAAGTCCCGCACCCAGACCAGCGGCGATGTCCGCTCTGTCGTGCTGATGGCGCGGCGGGTCTCGATCGGCGCGATACTCGCGCTTGGATATCTCTATTTCCTGATCACCGGGGGATCGGCGGCCCTGGCATCCATCGGCCTGATCTCGTTTGCCGGCGTGGCCCAGATCCTGCCCAGCCTCATCGGCGGCATCTACTGGCGGGGCGCGAACCGGGCCGGGGCGATGACCGGCATCGGCCTCGGTTTCGCGCTCTGGGCCTATACGCTTCTTCTGCCCAGCTTCGAGGGCGGGTTCCTCCTGTCCTCGTCCGCCATCGCCTCAGGGCCGTTCGGCATCGCAAGCCTCAGGCCGCAGGCCCTGTTCGGCGAGGATTTCGGCGATCCCCTGGTCCATGCCACCTTCTGGAGCCTGTCGCTGAACGTGATCGGCTTCGTCACCGTTTCGCTTCTGACGCGCCCCCGGCTTCTGGAGCGGGTGCAGGGGGCGCAATTCGTGGATGCACACCGGCAGGGCGGCACGGGCGCCATGGTCCTGCCGCGCTCGGCCACCTCCGAGGATCTGTTCACCCTTGCCCAGCGGATCCTCGGCACCGAAACCGCCCACCGCCTGTTCGCCGAGGCGGCACGGGCGCAATCGAAGCCGGCCGGCCTGCCCGAGGCCGACGATGCGCTGATCGCCCGGATAGAGCGGGAACTGGCCGGCTCCGTCGGCGCCGCATCGGCCCATGCGATGGTCAGCCAGATCACGCGCGGCGGGCAGATATCGGTGGACGAGCTGATCCGCATGGCGGACGAGACGGCGCAGATCGTGGAATACAGCCAGCAGCTGGAACGCCAGTCGAAGGAACTGGCAAAGACAGCCGGCGAATTGCGCCGCGCCAATGCCCGTCTGACCGAGGTCGGCGCGCAGAAGGACGCCTTCCTCAGCCAGGTCAGCCACGAGTTACGCACGCCCATGACCTCGATCCGTTCCTTCGCCGAGATCCTGCGCGAGCGACCGGACCTCGACAGCGGCGACGTGCAGCGTTTCGTGGGCATCATCCACGAGGAAAGCCAGCGCCTGACCCGGCTGCTGGACGAGATCCTCGACCTAAGCTTCCTCGAAAGCGGCAAGGCCCGGCTCAAGGTAACGGACGTGGCGCTCGGCGCCGCCGTCGAAAGCGCCGCGATCAGCACCGAAGGCCTGCGCGCGGCCTCGGGCGCCCGCCTGGTCGTCGAGCCCGACGGCATGGAGACGCCGGTGCGCGCCGATTTCGACCGCCTCGCGCAGGTCATCATCAACCTGGTGACCAACGCGGTGAAATACGGCGCCCGCGAGGGCGGCGAAATCCGCATCCGCGCGATCGTGGCGCCCGATCAGGTGGCGCTCGACATCGAGGATGACGGCCCCGGCATCGCGCCCGGCGACTGGGAACGCGTGTTCGAGAAATTCACCCGACTGGGCGAAGTGACCCTTGCCGGCAGCGCCGGCCTCGGCCTGCCCATCAGCCGCGAGATCATGCGCAACCTGGGCGGCGACCTGCGGATCATGCCATCAACGCGCGGCGCACGGTTCCGCATCCTGCTGCGCCCGGCGGCCCGCAGCGCGGCCTGA
- a CDS encoding response regulator transcription factor — protein MAQRVLIVEDEPNIADALRFLLTHEGFEVVVESDGALAMERVADSRADVVILDVMLPNRSGFDILRDLRALGPDQTPRPPVLMLTAKGQAQDRRTAAELGVTEFMTKPFSNAEVVATVKRLAGQ, from the coding sequence TTGGCCCAGAGGGTCCTGATCGTCGAGGACGAACCGAACATCGCCGACGCGCTTCGCTTCCTGCTGACCCATGAAGGGTTCGAGGTGGTGGTCGAAAGCGATGGCGCATTGGCGATGGAACGTGTGGCCGACAGCAGGGCGGACGTCGTGATCCTGGACGTGATGCTGCCCAACAGATCAGGCTTCGACATCCTGCGCGATCTGCGCGCGCTCGGCCCGGATCAGACCCCGCGTCCCCCGGTCCTGATGCTGACGGCCAAGGGGCAGGCCCAGGACCGGCGCACCGCAGCCGAGCTGGGCGTGACGGAGTTCATGACCAAGCCCTTCTCCAACGCCGAGGTCGTGGCGACCGTGAAGCGGCTGGCGGGCCAATGA